The genomic segment GGTACTCCTGGTCACTGCCCACCACAGCAAATGGGATCATCTCCTGCTCCGAGGTCCAAAGGTAAACAGACATTTTTAGTCAGATATCATTCAAGTGAAGTATATTAACAGAGGCAGGGAATGAATAAGGAAGGAATAAGGACGACTCAATGAAATGATCTCCTCACCCTGATCTTCTCGTTGATCATTGTGTCCTCTGCATCCTCGTCAAATTCCTTCTGAGGGTACACGTCAATCCCGTTGGACTGCAGCTCTTCCCTGATCTGATGAGAGCGTGTTCAAACATACACAGAGAACAAACCTTTAACCAACAACCGTTTTGAAGGGATTCAAAGTGAGGCCTTTCATTGCAAGAGTAATTAGGTAGGCGTGCTTGATGTAGTCTTTAGAGGGATCAAATAAATGTACCTAAAACTGCCCGATGTACAGATTAAGGGGGTATTAACACTAATCTGCCTCCTAATCTCCAAAAATTTGGGTTTAGTCATTAATCACTGtctgtaaacaaataaaacagaaatctTCACAGGATGGATGCCTGTGCATAAACCTAAGCATGAACAGTCGGCCCCCAACCATCCACCCTCAGCCACCTAACTGCAaatgagaggggggagacaCTGTAATCCATGAAGATGACaccagtaaaaacacacaaatgaaaggtTGCACCCTTATCAACTGTGTAGAAGAACTGCAGAAAGTAAAGGATACGTGTGGGAAAAAGATGCTCTAGAACTTTTGCTGTAACATATCCATGTTTTGCAACTGTGACATGACAAAAGGCAAACATTGAatgtgacacacaaaaaagtatGATTCTggataatacattttgatttaagtGGGGGAGATGGGatctataatctataataaaaaaaagacagacagatgttacCTTCTTCTTGAAGAAGTCTCTCTCCTCAAGGGTGAGTGTATCTGCCTTGGCAATGACGGGGACGATGTTGACCACTTTACTGAGACGTCTCATGAATTCTACATCAAGAGGCCGCAGACTGAGAGAAAGTGGGAGAGCAGAGTTTAGCTGTAGAGATATGAATGTCAGATTGTGACACAAAACTCTCCCACCAGGGGGCAGATGTTCCTAACTTCTCCCAGATGGAAGAACTACTGTAAGATATTCACAGATCCAACTTTTCACCTTCCATCCATGACCTAATCGTACTGTACAGTCTGTGTGATCAGCTCCTTAATGGGACTGAAAGGTCTTGCGGTTGATTTGAGGCGCTCAGGCATTTTCCCGCAGTTTGATTAAAGTATCTGCATGTGGTTAGAGCCGCTGAATAACGACACCTCGACAAAGACTGGTAGTTGTCAACGAGGAGCCTTGTGAACTCATGCAGGAGCACACTCGAAAGTACAAATGATTGAACACAACcagacacccacacagactctccgtctctctcgtccTTCCTGCCTCTGTCCCTCTAGGCTTTTTAAGGCAAACCCTGAGCAGCTGCTGGCCAGGCCATGTGACATCTGCAGTGTGGGATCAACATGAAACATTGCTGGTGGGGCACAGACACAGGGGGCCATTTCACACCAGCCCCCTGCCAAAGGAAAGACGGGCCATGACACAAATTAATAGGGGCGCAACACTTGAAAGGTGCTCTGTgatcaactgtgtgtgtttgctctaaCAAGGCCGACTATCCACAGCTGCTTTCAACATTTTCCCAAGACCTGCCACTGTATTCCACTAAAGTTACACAAATACATAAGCTATAAAATGCAAGGTGAATCTATGCAGCCACCCTCCCCCTAATTTCTTATGCTAGTATTTCCCAGCCACCCCCTTCACACTCAGGACAGTGCGAGGCTGAACAAGCAGgagtgtagagagagagagagagagagaggacagtttaTGCAGTTCAATCagatacagatgtgtgtgtctgtaagagATCCAGGGAAGGAAACTTGGGACCCTGTGCTGCTTCAGGGCCTGGCGAGAGCAGCCCATCTTTCGTGTGTGTGGAAAAGTTTCACAATTACCAGGAAATCTGTATCAATATGTATATGATCTATTAGCACATGCATAACACACAATTGGTAACAACAGAAGCTGTTTAAGTTCTGGTTGATGTAACTCTATTGTACTGTCGTTTTAGTGAAAGTAAGGTCGTGTCAGGCCTCTATTATTTTAATGACCTGACTGATAAAGTTCTAGTTAAACTTACCCGCCCACATGTCTGTATGCTAAACATGAATCTACCTCCATCTGCTGGCTAAGGTACAACATTTTTTCCTTTGGAGCAGTGTTTCctgctttatttgttttgctaaatcttctcatctaacactcagcaagaaagtgaagaagtttatttctaaaaaaatgttggaaatgttcctttaaatatccaacattttgtgttatttctccTCTAAGAGCGACAGAGGGCAGCACCAATGGCCTtttagtgttgttgtgttcattaaTATTCTGTGTTAGctccttgtgtgttttcctttttgcactCGTTTGTGTAGACAGGTCCATATTTACCCATGTCCGTACATGTCCTTACCAGTGTCCGGTCGGGGGGATGAAGTATATGCAGCAGTGAACTCTGGAGTCTGGgatccttttctttctgttgatgtttatctcctcctgcaggtagGCCTCATACTGGTCGTTAATGAACTTCATGATGGGCTGCCAGCTGGACAGCAGGGAAATATTGAGggaaggatgagagaggaggaggtagagattaaaagataaaagaggaaaggaggaagaaacattggaggaagagaaaaggtaGATGGGTAGAACGGAGGGAGAGAAGCGACTCACAGATTGAGACCACCATAGGTAAGGGAAGATGAAGCAAGAGAGAACAGGAAAAGTAAGGGGAAAGGTCGGGATATCTGGTTAGACACAAATCAACTCTCAAAGTTCAGGTAGTTAATGCAGTGATGAGAGAATTGTAAAGTACCAGTTCTCATTGTTGATCTGGTCGCCAAAGCCTGGTGTGTCAATGACTGCCAGCTTCATTCTCACTCCCTTCTCCTCAatgtctgtacacacacacacacacacacacacacacacacacacacacacacacacacacacacacacacacacacacacacacacacacacacacacacacacacacacacacacacacacacacacacacacacacacacacacacacacacacacacacacacacagtcagtcaatGGCAGCACAGTGTTTAACACGATTCTATCAACACCCTGTGCACTACAACTACTGAACAAGGAGTTGTGGATAGTATGGCTCAGAATGTGATGCTTTACTATGGCTGACAGGTTATACAGTCTGTgacagggaagaaaaacaacttgacagacagacagacgaaaagaaaggacagcGAGAATAACCCAGGGGTTGAATAGGGACATACCGTGACTGATGGACTTGATTTCAATTGTTTTGGGGATCTTCTCCTGGGCTGTAACCAGCACCGACTTACGGCTGACTTTAGACTTGAACAGTGTGTTCATCAGAGTAGACTTTCCCAGGCCACTCTGTCCTGTGAGCaaaaacacagtcacagaggCAGACGGTGAGACGATCACACAAAGCTGAAGATTAGAAACATCTCATCTACAGTGGCTGCTGGTACAGTAGGCGTCTCACAGTCtagaaaaatatatgaattgcgGCCTGACTACAGCCAAGGCATTTCAGGGGCAGTGATTTTCTGTCTGatttctgatttttttattttaactttgcagaccttttaaaaACACGAAGGAAAGGCAAAACTGAAAATTGTAATATGTCTCTTAtagtggttgttgttgttttttttgtaaaaatgtaaaaaaataaataaataaatgctctCTGTATAAGAGACTGAGGGTATAAGCCAGGTTTATAAATGTCTACAGGGATGGGAGGATCTATTGCCACTGCACATCATGTTATCACTTAATGAAGAGGAGTTTGGAGGGGCCCACTGGGCAGCGACCATTCAAAGTTCAGCTTCAGGTTAAGGCAACATTGAGAACTGAATAAATTAGTCTGCAGCATGCAAACACGGATCTATACACAAATACTGAGACACCTGCAGATTTTATTGGATGACATTCATACTTCAGCTGGGAGTTAAGAAGTGATAATCACCACATgccaaatttgaatttgatcTACTATAAAGCTTTAGCACTCTACAGTGTTTGCCCTCTCTGTACCAGCTGTATTTCTTGGTCCGACATTCTTTCACTAACTACCATCACTACCGTGATGTGCTGCCAAAATCCCACACTTTCAGACTGTATGTGGGCCAAAGTCGATTATGATCATGCAACTACACCTTTAAATTATGCAAAATCAGTCTCTCTCTTAACTGAAAAGAAACCaaccaaaatataaaatttgtgaaaaacaaactgttattGTAAGTGGTGGAATATAACTTCACCTGAATGCAAAAACCAAATGGAGACTGCTCTCAGTTTTGTTCAGCGTTGCCTCCACAACTTTGGACATTTCGGTCTCAACCCTACGGCTGCTTCTTTAAACAAGCTTTTTTATTTGAGgatgaaacacagacaaacctgCACAATGTCATCCAGAGGAGACATAACAGTAGGGAGGGGGCGCCTGTCTACTATGgaggtgtgactgtgtgtgtgtaattagcTCCAGTTTAAAAGGTGTCTGATCACAGAGATGAGGGCTCAACCAGAAAGAGTTCAACTACCGTGTTTGGCTGCTTATTAAAACTTGTTTGATGCTTGATTAGAGAGAAAACAGTATCATACCTAAATGACAGATAGGCGGATGTGTTATATTAACAGGTAGATACTATATTGTAAAATATAGTCTGAACTTGATGACAAGTCTCAGAGaacaagaaagtgaaaaaataaattccaattTCAGTGAACACTTAGTTATTTGAAGTCTATTTGAGGAATCTTAAATATTCAGGGGCAGTAATCACCCACAATTACAGCCCCAACGCCAGTGCTTGAGTCAAGAGCAATGACAGGAATATTTTGTAATACCTAACATGCATGTCTTTTGGTTTGTGTGAGTcgtgcgcacaaacacactcaaacccTCAACTTTCGTGCTGTGAGACATTGAGAATTGTGCATGCAACATGCATAATTAACTTTAGTGCACATGCTCTACTTACCCACAACCATTATGTTGAGTTCAAAACCCTGCTTCATGgccttcctcctcatctgctcCAGAATGGCATCAATGCCCACATAGCTGAAGTCCACCACGGGGCTACTGGGTTTTTCTGCGGGCACGCTGTCCACTGCTGGGGCCACTATAGTGTCGGGCATCACCACCTCAGACATGGTTCTGCCACTGTAGCTGGAAATCACCTCTGGCCCTGATTTGACAGAGAATGAGGAAGACAGAAGGTTAGAGGGACGTTGCTGAGGAATAACATGGAGGGATTAAGGCCATTACAGGATGTCAAGTGATTTTACAGCACAATCTCAGATTAGCAACTGGCAAGAATGCCAGATACAAATACTGTGAGCAAGATGAGGAAGTAGGCGAGAGAGGTGCACAGTTGAGTATCTTATTGGAAACATCCACACTACAAGAAGAGCTCTGAACATCTGAGTTCCTAAAACGACCACTCGAACAGGGAACAAATGATTGCAAACTGTCCAACTACTTCTTGATCCACGAGAAAAATCACATTgggaaaatcacaacatacaaaaaCTTCTGGAGGACTGGCACAAAGTGGCTGATGAATATGTTTAGTTGTTTAGGCCTTTAGCTTTATAATCAAACACCACACACCCCCTTACTTTTACAACAGAGGTGGTGACTGGTTTCATGCCAACACAGACTCCCGACTCAACAGAAAACCCAGAATACACTGTGTGGTATTAAAAGTACTTGGCAACCGGCAGGAGGTTATCCCTACAGTTTGTTTTGCTAATGATTAGCTTAATGTCCTTCTGTGGAATGCCTGCCGATGTGTATCCAATCATAAGCTAAATATTCAACTTTTGGTACGTTCCCTAATGTATAAATATGTCCACTGTTACAACAATGTGTTAAGCGAGTGCAGGTGAAGAATTTGCACCGTCTATGTCTGTATGTCCTGTAGTTGAAATAGCTGATACCCCTCAGAGGGCCTCCCGCTCCCTCGCTCACACAGCGCTGTGTTACTGTCTTGTTAATGTCAAGAGtggaaaatagagagagagacgtctGAGGCTGAAACCcgatcccccccccacacccacacacacagtaagcTCATGCATTTAAGCACAATGGTCGCCATGGCCTCGAACACCGTCAGCCTTTCCTCTTTTCGATCACATAGATGCCCGGTACACAAGCTCATGCAACCATGGACACGCACATATACGGGCAGCCCCGACCGACTGCCAAGAATTTAACAGCTATTGGATCCCAGCTCAGGCACAAGTCTTACACCGCAGCACTCGGCCTGCCACACAGAGAAGACGTCCAGACAACTCAAGTGCTATCAGACATGCACTGGAGTCTGGACGTTGTCCTGcacttctccggaggggctgtgttCGAGAACGCAACTGGCCGCAGATGTTGCGCAGGAGAATCTCCggaggattcacagcgagcgagtgggcgtgttattagtgacagtaaacaaaaacacagatttccGCAGTGGAGTTATCGGAGCCTCCCGCATGCTGGACCAAGACACGGCAGAAGGCTTATTATCCCACTGACCCCGACAATCTAATGCCgcattcgtcatatgtgaatggcaaactccaGAGAATGTCCAGACAAAActctgttcatgtctgaaaacagctttagataGTTCACTTGTGTAACTCTGCGAATCAAATCATCAGGGGAAAGGCATCGCTGCTGGTAGGAGCACGACACACAAACTGACCCTGCAGTGATTAATGGAAGAAATTCAGTGAAGAATAACAGGGCAGTGGCAGTAGAAACTCTATATTGAGTTTTACTTTTATATTAGTGttctctagtgtgtgtgtgtgtgtgtctgtctgtgatagAGACCCACCTATGGAAGCAGCTCTCCTGGCCTCCTTCACCACTTCCCCATCCTGTTCCAACGGTTAGTCAGCAACTTGCAGCTCTCtgccctccacctctcctctgcaCCTCCCACATTCCCATACCTCTGCCTCAACCTTTCCTCCCTGCACATACTGATTCTCTCCCATCATCAGTTTCCCCTCTACACTCCATCTCTTAGCTTTCCATTGTCTCTTCGATGTAACtcccctttcattttctttgacgTTACACTCCTTGATCTCCTTCCTACGGCTCATCATGACATTTATCCTGAACATTACATTGATTGTTCCTTTTCTGTAGTCCCTCCTTGTGATTACcttcacctcacctcacctcacacACCCCTGGTTCCTTTATCCTCTGCTTGCCACTGTGCATGTCAGTCATTCTCAACCACTGCGTCTACGACAGTTACGTGCTTTAAAAAGGTGTTGGCCAGGGGCTAACACGCATCTAAAGGCGAAGCTGCAACAATGGTGCTTCACAAAAGACTGGATGACACCATAATGTGAGTAGCCATAAAGTGGATGAGGATAACAGAAGCTTAAGATACAGTCCACCTCTGTTCTCAAATATCatccaacagcagcttcacatacaaaacaattaaataaaataaccatCATACTTTATCTCTCCTCTTAGCCAACTCAAAGTGAAGAGGTTTGTGCTGAAAAGATGACTTGATCAGTAAGTTGGTTGAAAAtcaatctgaaaatatttgtataattttttctATGAAAAATATCAACTGAATCAGTGGCAAAATACAGGACTATATTTctaaatgattcatttgtacAAACAATTTCAATGCCTGCATTTGATATCAGGTCTTCTCCTTATTTGTCTTATTTCCTTCGCTGAGTACATGGCAGTGAGAACAATGCACCCCTCATCTATTGTATTAACAAGCTGTAGGTTCAGTTCAACAAATAGTAAACACACACTTAGCTCATAGTGTGGGTCAAACAGACTCAAAACACAGGAGTTGTTTGCATCCTGCATATTAACTAGCATGTTTCCCAGAAAGAAGCAGCGAGATTCATCAGGGCATCGTTAACTGCCATTCTTGAATATACACCAACCATTTACCCAAGTCAAAGTAGTGTCCAACACTGTAAACTATTTGGCCAAAGGAAGACAAGAGTCCTGGACCACTACTGTGGGAAACCCAGCTCtgccaaacaataaaaataaatcaccttCTTTCTAGGTAGTAAACTGTTTCGGTCCTGTGTCAGTTTCAGTAAACTCCGTAGCCCACGTTGGAGCGATGTTGATATGAGATTGTCAAGCTGCGGGTTAAGTGCATTAACTGGGGCTGTCAACTCTGTTGTTTTGACAGTGAATAAAACCAGACTGGTGAGAGCCTCAGGAGCGGGCTGCTATAAACATTTGCATACAGACAGGGGTGTTCAGTGCCCTCACTTCTTCCATGACGTCCTTCCAAACAGGTGTTTACTGGCTGGTAGGAGCACGACCCTATAAATGTTAAGACATTTGACCTGACCCTGGTGGCTCACCAGCTGGTGGAGATTACCCCAAACCCTACAAATCACTTGTCGGCTAAAACATTACAGGTCCATGCCAGGTCAAATGGGGAGGTAACAGACTCGCTCAGTTGGGACCTCAGGTATCCGAATGTCTCGTGGATGCTCTCGTGCCAAATGATGCGGTTGTGTGAACACTTAGGGACATGGGATGAAAGAGTGTCCCTCTCATGCATCATCGATTTAAGAGTCAGTTATCACCTCTACTGCCTGCAAGGATTTCCCCATGGGGTGGTTAGGATAGTTGGTAAGaaagttaaattaattttaGTAATTGGAAAGCAGAGAATGAGTCATTAGACTTGCTGTGATACAGTTTTCAATTATAGGCGCAAAATAATTGTTCCCCCTGTTTCCAGCAGTGTGAGattactttgttgttttttttgttaaaaaaaaagaaaaaagaaagtccagCAGCCTCCCAGACCACAAAACACATTGGCGGGTAGAAAAAATGAGAGCAGGGAGGGGAAAGAAGCATCGAGTCAACAAAAAGAAACTAAGTGGTCAAGAAGAGGTCAAGAAGTGCAAGATgaagaggacaaacaaaaaaggaagaggacCACTGGGGAGGTGGGGTAAAAAGATAAGGTCAgaaaaaggaggacagaggaaggagtGTAGAATGGAGGAACaggggagtaaaaaaaactttgtgtgaGTACACTTTGTGATTTATTCTACTTTTGGGCCGGGGGCATTCCTCACTAACTACACACAGGCCTCCAAACAGGGACGCAAATACAGTTGAAACCAGCTAAACATGTCCCCGTGTGTTGcactgtcttttaaaaaagcaacaaaagtgCCACGAACTATGAAGAGAAGTACGAAGAGCACTGTGACTGTGGAGATGTGGTCAGAACCACTGATCCATACTTCTGCTGCCCAGGGTGTTGATCTTGACAGCGTGGCgagcaggtcaaaggtcatgttcCCAGTTTAGGTTGGAAACAAGCTCTGCTGAGTTTGGTCCCCTTATGACAATCCAGTGGTTTGACCCTCTGTATGAATCACAAGAGAGGAATCCAGAGAAAGAAAGTTAGAAACTTGGCTCAAAATAGGTGTGTTTGTTATTGAGGAGAGTAACTCACTGGCTGAATCCTCAAAAACGCTGATTCTACAAATCATTTCCCTCGAGTTGAGACACGTTAAGAACTGTGTAATACACTATGTAGGAAGTGCcaaatattttcttacattttattgGATCATCACAATGTTTACTCCATTTATGTCAGTAATCAAGTCAAGCCATTTCCCTGCAGGATTAGAGCTCCATGTCAAACGCACCTCAGGGGACTCATCCACTAAATGGGCTATTTGCAACTTTACTCTGGTCTCAAGTCTTTTTTATAAGCCCTCCTTAAAAACGTCGTCTCTTTTTGTCCTTTATTTACATTCCCGTACTGGAGAAAGGAGGTTCGCAGTTGAAGCTCATCTTAACGTGGGTACatttgctttaattttttttcagaaaccgGAAGGCTGATTGGTGAAACGTATTCATAAGAGGACGAGATGGTACAAAcgcaactgaaaaaaagaattaagtaCATGTGGCCATTTAATTACTTTGAACTGGGGATCCAAGCAGCTCTCCAGCACAGAATCAATTAAATACCCCAGACCACTGGGGTTTGCGACAGACCCAGTGGAGGGACGTACATAAACACTCGTAcgcacagagacaaacactttttttcccaccctttGACAGTGAATCCCTTAATAAAAGGGGGAAATTGGAGTGGTGGCAGTGCAAACATGGTCTGTTGTGTTATTAAAGTCAGAGTGTTTGTGCAGCAAGGCCCAGTTCCCAGAGTCCCCATCATTGAGCTCTCTGGAGAAATGTGCCCTTTGACCCCTGCAG from the Scophthalmus maximus strain ysfricsl-2021 chromosome 17, ASM2237912v1, whole genome shotgun sequence genome contains:
- the LOC118288341 gene encoding septin-9-like isoform X9 is translated as MSEVVMPDTIVAPAVDSVPAEKPSSPVVDFSYVGIDAILEQMRRKAMKQGFELNIMVVGQSGLGKSTLMNTLFKSKVSRKSVLVTAQEKIPKTIEIKSISHDIEEKGVRMKLAVIDTPGFGDQINNENCWQPIMKFINDQYEAYLQEEININRKKRIPDSRVHCCIYFIPPTGHCLRPLDVEFMRRLSKVVNIVPVIAKADTLTLEERDFFKKKIREELQSNGIDVYPQKEFDEDAEDTMINEKIREMIPFAVVGSDQEYQVNGRRLLGRKTKWGTIEVENIAHCEFAYLRDLLIRTHMQNIKDITSSIHYEMYRVRRLNENNTVAARANGIPEYHHATHEM
- the LOC118288341 gene encoding septin-9-like isoform X6 — protein: MRKSSYPARSASARVRRTERETSGITSPRPEVISSYSGRTMSEVVMPDTIVAPAVDSVPAEKPSSPVVDFSYVGIDAILEQMRRKAMKQGFELNIMVVGQSGLGKSTLMNTLFKSKVSRKSVLVTAQEKIPKTIEIKSISHDIEEKGVRMKLAVIDTPGFGDQINNENCWQPIMKFINDQYEAYLQEEININRKKRIPDSRVHCCIYFIPPTGHCLRPLDVEFMRRLSKVVNIVPVIAKADTLTLEERDFFKKKIREELQSNGIDVYPQKEFDEDAEDTMINEKIREMIPFAVVGSDQEYQVNGRRLLGRKTKWGTIEVENIAHCEFAYLRDLLIRTHMQNIKDITSSIHYEMYRVRRLNENNTVAARANGIPEYHHATHEM
- the LOC118288341 gene encoding septin-9-like isoform X7; its protein translation is MEGDKFSGPEVISSYSGRTMSEVVMPDTIVAPAVDSVPAEKPSSPVVDFSYVGIDAILEQMRRKAMKQGFELNIMVVGQSGLGKSTLMNTLFKSKVSRKSVLVTAQEKIPKTIEIKSISHDIEEKGVRMKLAVIDTPGFGDQINNENCWQPIMKFINDQYEAYLQEEININRKKRIPDSRVHCCIYFIPPTGHCLRPLDVEFMRRLSKVVNIVPVIAKADTLTLEERDFFKKKIREELQSNGIDVYPQKEFDEDAEDTMINEKIREMIPFAVVGSDQEYQVNGRRLLGRKTKWGTIEVENIAHCEFAYLRDLLIRTHMQNIKDITSSIHYEMYRVRRLNENNTVAARANGIPEYHHATHEM
- the LOC118288341 gene encoding septin-9-like isoform X8; translation: MTNSSWPEVISSYSGRTMSEVVMPDTIVAPAVDSVPAEKPSSPVVDFSYVGIDAILEQMRRKAMKQGFELNIMVVGQSGLGKSTLMNTLFKSKVSRKSVLVTAQEKIPKTIEIKSISHDIEEKGVRMKLAVIDTPGFGDQINNENCWQPIMKFINDQYEAYLQEEININRKKRIPDSRVHCCIYFIPPTGHCLRPLDVEFMRRLSKVVNIVPVIAKADTLTLEERDFFKKKIREELQSNGIDVYPQKEFDEDAEDTMINEKIREMIPFAVVGSDQEYQVNGRRLLGRKTKWGTIEVENIAHCEFAYLRDLLIRTHMQNIKDITSSIHYEMYRVRRLNENNTVAARANGIPEYHHATHEM